Part of the Sphingobacterium sp. LZ7M1 genome, AACCTAATTAATCTAATAATTATCTAAACTTAACTAACGCTTTTCTTAATACCCAATCACATCAATTTCAGCAAGATGAGTGGAAGCTTGATTGTTGAAATTGTCCTTAATATTGATCTTGATCTTTTTTAGGTATTGAGCTGGAACCGCAAATTTCTGCATCTCGATTTCTGTCCTTTCCATAACTTGATCAGCAGCTAGGGTTTTCCAAGTGGTTCCATCGGTGCTACCTAAAATATCAAAGGTTTTAAAGCCATTGGTATTATTCTGCCTCCTGGTCAAACCAATCTGAGTAACATACAGGTATTCCTTGAAATCAACCTCTACCCAATGTGGGAACTTAGGTTCACTGCCCTGCCATTGTGTATGCCAGAATGTATTGATGCTGTTATCAATCACAAATTTTACCTTACCATTTGATTCTCCCTCACCTGTTAACTCTTCTGAATCTGCCTTAGCCTCCCATTTTGCTTTTGGAAGAACCTTCTCCACTACCGCTGCATAATAAAGAATGGTTTTCCCAGTTGGGAAAAAGGAATATCCTTGATCATTCGTAGCCGTTAGTGCTAACATATATTCCTTGCTCAGATCAAACTTCTTAGGATTATAGGTCAATGTCAGATATTCAGAACTGGTCTTCCCCTTAGGGATCACGACAGACTCCTTATCGATATTGAAACTTCCTGCCGGAAATGGCAATAGCAACTCCTGTCCATTGATTTCACGGATCTTATTGACACTGTCCAAGGCTTTTTGGTCTTGGGCAAAGCTTACACGTAGATCTTCAGCTGGTAAACCTACCCCACCATAATTAACCCTAAACTGGTCTTTTCTTTCATCGACCTGAGGAAAAAGCACAAGGTCTTGTCTACCATCAGTAGCCTTCTGTACATTTAATTTCGCTTCTTCTCGGGTATCGTTCAATTCTTCATAGGTTGGGATGTCTTCCTTACAGGAAACCATGGCCAATAACCCTATACAGATTGCAATAAATGATTTATTATTCTTTTTCATAAAATTCATGATTAATAGCCTGGAATCTGTACCAATTGTTTATTACGATCAATTTCCATTTGATGCCAAGGCATAAAGTAATTTTTGTCCTCCCATGGTGCTCTCAATACTGCTGGCACACGTTTATGGAAATCAGGACTGTTGATAGCCGAACCTTTGGTCATATCCATTCCTTCATAATTTCCACCTTGTCTGTAACCATCTTGGTCAGCAACTTTCCATCTTCTTACATCAAAAAAGCGCTTTCCTTCAAAACATAACTCTACTCTACGCTCCGTACGGATCTCTTGTCTTACTCTCGCTTGTGATAGACCTGATGTCAAGGCTGGAAGTCCACCTCTTGTTCTAACTTTATTCAAGTAAACCAATACATCTGGATGGTTAGGTTGTGCTTCATTCAATGCCTCAGCATAGTTTAGATATAGCTCCGATAACCTGATCAACATGGCTGCACGGTTAGTGGCATTCGATGGGTCCACAGAAAATGAGGGGTGAACATTCTTTCTAGCGGTATAACCTGTTTTAGGCCAATCCCTAGGGGCACCATTTTTACCTGAATTACCTGTTGCGAAAAACTCTACCCATTTCATCCCTGTTTTTGGAGCTCCCGGAATCAATGATCCATTAAATGTGATATAGGAATAGAATCTTGGTTCACGGTCCATATACATTTTGTTGGTTCCTTCTGCATAGTATCTTGTCTCTACACTTGAATAGGTGTTTTCATTGTAAGTATTGCTTTGTTGGATCGTTTGTCCATTTTGCATCCTGAAATCATCCACCAACTCTTGAACAACTGCCAATCCATTGTATGCTGTACCCGAGATCGCTCTAGGTGAGGCATGGATTTCCCATTGGTAACGGTTGGTCGCTGGTCTTAACCAGATACCTTCTTTTTGGTATCCGTCCCAGAATACATCTCTAGTGGAAAGAAAGGCTGTTTCAAAATCGTTGGCACCCGTTTTTACAAATAAGGCCTTACCATTTGCTTCGGCTAAATCGATTGCCGCTTTTGCTTGGGTAGCAGCTTTTTGCCAGCGTGAAGCATCATATGTTGGATTGATCAATTGCTTACCATCTAAGTTTCTCCAATTGGCCATAGCCGTGTTACCATTGTACAAAGGACTAGCATGGAACAATAGAATTTCAGATTTTACAGCTTCGGCGACCATTTTATTGATTCGACCTAATTGTGTACCATCAGCTGTTGTCGTTCCCGCTTGGAAATGTTCAACCGGAAGGTCTTTGATCGACTCATCTATCTGTGCAATAACAAAGGCAACCGACTCATCCCAAGAACTTCTAGGAATCTGGTAATTATCTCCCGCAGCCTCTTCACTGATCAAAGGAAGGATTACCGCTGGACCATGCATCTTCATGACCGACCAGTAATAAAAAGCTCTTAAGAATTTCGCCTCTGCTTTGTATTCTTTCACCAATGTAGCACCATTCTCTGCTGTCAATAGTTCTGTACAGCGATCAACATTATCAATGAAAATCTGAGCCTGTCTGATCTTATTGTAATAATTGACATACATGGTATTTACATTATCCGCTGATAATGCCCCTGAATTCGCTGGGAATTCCTGCCAATTGGATACATCCATTTCGTCGGTGATCGCTGACCAAAAGTAACTATATGGCTGATCCCAAACATCTTGGATTGGAGAATACAAACCTCCCCAATAGTTTTCTGTCTGCCTACGGTTGGAAAAAATGGTTTCAATATTCAATAGGTTGTCCGGTTGTGCATCGAAGAACTTATCGTTGCAACTGTTCATGGACATCGTCGTTGCTGCAAGCAACAACATGCACGTAATATTTTTATAATTGATTTTCATTGCTGTTCTTATTTAAAATTTAGTCTTATCCCCATATTGTAAACTCGTGTGATAGGATAAGCTGCTCCTCTACCATCTCCCATTTCTGGATCCCAGAAATCCCAGTTTGAAATTGTGAACAAATTGGTTCCATTCAGATAGATCCGGAACTTAGAAACACCAATTTTATCCAACCATGATCTGTCTGTAAAGTTGTAACCAAATTCGGCTTGCTTCAAGCGAATGAAATCCGAACGGTGCAACCAATATGTACTTCCATAGTAGTTGGTCGTAACGGTTTCGTTGGTTGACAACCTTGGGTATAAAGTTTCTTTATCTGGGTTATTTGGATCCCAACGATCCAATAGATTGGTGTACATGTTTCCGTAAGTCGCACCTTGCGAGAACGGGGTCACTGCGAAACCACTTGCATAGTTAAGATCCACCAAACCTGAACCCTGGAAGAATAAACTCATATCAAATCCTTTAAATCCTCCACCTAAGGTAATACCATAAGTCAACAATGGTGTTGAGCCATATCCAATGGCAGTTTGGTCATTGGAGTTAATGATACCATCTCCATTTAAATCCTTGTATCTGATATCACCTACGCGTACATCACCAGCTTGAGATGCTGAGTTTGCAATTTCCTCATCAGTCTTGAACAAACCTTGATCAATGTATCCGAAACGTTGAGAGATACGGTGACCTTCTCTGTTCAGGTATGGGAATGCCCATGGTGGTAAGTTATCTTTCACAGCACGGTTAGAGTTGTAGTTCATCGTACCTCTTGCCATAAAGAAACCATTGGTCATTTGCTTGTTGTACTCCAAGGTCAAGTCGATACCCTTATTGGCTGTTTCACCGATATTTTTGTAAGGAACGTTTCCAGAATTAAATCCCGATACATAAGGAATATCCAATCCTTGCATCAAGATACCTTCTCTATCTTCCTTGAATAACTCAGCAATGAATTGCAATTCGCTATTGAACAGGTTGATCTCGAAACCGATATTATGTCTGTAGGAAGTTTCCCAAGTTACATCACCACGCATCAAGGATTCTACATAACCTGTAAAACCTCTTTGAGATCCTGGAATACCGAAATTATAGGAACCACCATCTTGCGAAAATCTTGTTAGGTACAAGAAACGGTTTCCAGTATTTGAGTTTCCTGAAGAACCATAGGAATAGCGTAATTTCAAGTGATCGATATGGTCTTTTAATGGTTCAAAGAATTCCTCATTCGAGATCACCCAGCCTAAACCTACGGAAGAGAACAGACCAAAACGGTTATTTGGCGTAAAGTTGTCAGATCCGGAATAAGAGAAGTTGGATTCAAAAAGGTATTTTCTGTTGTAAGCATAAGTTGCTCTTCCCACTAAATTTCTATTTCTGTAAGGAATAGCTGCTTGGTACGAACCAACATTGGATGCTGCATCTGAGAAATCCGTTTGGTTGAACAACAATAAACCGCCAACCTCATGGTCTCCAAATGCACGGTTATAGTTCAATGATGCTTCTGCATAAAGACGACGGGTAGATGATCTTCCTAATCCAAAGTTTAGGTCTGGAGATCCTGCATCCGTCAAGTTCAAAATCAAGTTGCCTTCATCATCTCTGCCTTCTGCAAAATAAGAAGGTAGGTTTCTAACCCTGGAAAGTACGGATTGAACCGTAGCATCAAATGCGAATAATCCATTTGCGCTCAAACCTTCGGTCAAGAAGCCTAATTGTTGGGTCAATCTCAGGTTGGAACGAACTACGTTATCATATCTGTTATTGATACCCGATTGCGTCAAAGCCTTGTAAGGGTTTTCTGTAGCTCCCTTCACAAATGGCCATGAACCATCCGAGTATTGAACTGGAATTACATGTGGAGAGGTCTGGGTGGCCAAAGCGAAAATATAGTCCCTACCCCTTGCCGGTTCATTATAGTTTTTCAAGAAACCATTGATACCAAAGTCAATCTTGGTATTTGGAGTTACATTGACGGTCAAATTACTGGTGAAATTAAATCGATCTTCTTTCAATGCTGAATTATAGGTATCGATATCTTCCGTTCTAAACTGACCAGTTTCGTTGTAATAGCCTAGCGACAAATAATACTGGGCAATATCTGCACCACCGGTAATATTTACGTTAGCTCTGTTATTGGTAGCATTGTTCTTGAAAAGCACATCATACCAGTCCACATTTGGATATAGATCTGGATCGGCACCAGTTCTGTGCAATTCTATTCTTTCTGGTGTATAGAAAGGCTGCTTGCCACGCATGGTCAAACCTTCATTGAACAATTCCATAAAGGTCGGTCCATCTACGAAATCAGGCAGGTACGTAAATCCAGTGATACCCTGTTGCAGTTCGGCAGAAATGGAAGGTTTACCAGCCTTACCTTTACGGGTATTGATGATAATAACCCCATTCGCACCTCTCGTACCGTAAACGGCAGTGGCGGTTGCATCCTTCAGGATGGTGAAGCTTTCGATGTCCTCTGGATCGATATTGTTGATATCACGATCTGGTACTCCGTCGACGATCAATAATGGTGACTGAGGTGAACTTGCGAAAGTCGATACCCCGCGAACAAACAGGTTTGCACCACCAGAACCAGGACCTCCACTGCGTTGCGTCGCAACAACCCCAGCCAAACGACCCGCAATAGCTGTCGTTAAGTTAGCAACTGGAACCTTGAGCTCTTCTCGCTTGATTGTCGCCTGCGAGCCCACATTACTTTCTTTCTTTTGCGTACCGAATCCGACAACAACAACTTCATCGATTCCTGCCAGATCCTCATTTAAAGTTACTGTAATGTCCTTTTCATTTTCTGTCAGCGGCACTTCCTGGAATTCAAAGCCTACCAATTTGAAAACAAGGGTAGCATCTGATGGTACTTCAGCAACGAACCTACCATTGGCATCGGTAGAAGTCAGAGCCTTGGTCTGTCCCTTTACGGAGATGGTTACCCCCTGCAAAAGATTACCATTGGCATCCTTCACCGTTCCTGTGTAAACGGTCTGCTGTCGATCGATCATGGTTACGGCTGAAAATAATTCCGAAATGTTTGTGGCACCTAAAACATCAATTGGACACATCGATGAAATCAATAAGGTTGCTACGGAAACCTGACCCCATTTTGGGACAAGCTTAAAAACATTGGACATAGGTTTTTTAATAGGTTGACCCTTTTTCATGTTCATAGTTAGCGGTTAGTAAAATTGATTATTGGGGTAATGATAAGAGTTAATTAGAGGAAAAAAAACAGCAATCGTTTGCGTAAATTTTTAACGAATTCAGGAATTTTCATTAAAAAATTAAATCAATAAAAACACATAACCCCATTTTTACTGTGCTAAAACCATTATTTTGGGTATTTACTAATATTAACCCTACGTTAATAACAATTTTGTTACACAATTTATTATGTATAACATGAACCTGAAAATCAATAAAAATTTGAGTTTTGCAATCGGGACAAATTCGAGATTCATTCGACCCATATTCGGAAAATTCGGAATATGTCTCGAATAAGGTCAAAGTCAGGTCAGACTAAAATCGATAAAACAGATAGGATGAAAATTTAAGGAAAAATGGAGGTCAAAAAATGAAAATGCTAGAGGTTTATTAAAATTTTTAGTTTGAACTAGGATGGAAAGAATGAGAGGATGGGTCAAGATTTGGATTATTTTTTTTGCAAGAAAGTCCCTGTTACGATAAGTTACCTAGAATTAACAAAAAAAGGTATTCGATTAATCGAATACCTTTTTTTCGCTACCTTATATTGTTCAATACCTTTCTAAAATCTTTCAGCCATTCTGGGGCAGATTGTCATAAATTGCCCATTTATGGTAACG contains:
- a CDS encoding TonB-dependent receptor, yielding MNMKKGQPIKKPMSNVFKLVPKWGQVSVATLLISSMCPIDVLGATNISELFSAVTMIDRQQTVYTGTVKDANGNLLQGVTISVKGQTKALTSTDANGRFVAEVPSDATLVFKLVGFEFQEVPLTENEKDITVTLNEDLAGIDEVVVVGFGTQKKESNVGSQATIKREELKVPVANLTTAIAGRLAGVVATQRSGGPGSGGANLFVRGVSTFASSPQSPLLIVDGVPDRDINNIDPEDIESFTILKDATATAVYGTRGANGVIIINTRKGKAGKPSISAELQQGITGFTYLPDFVDGPTFMELFNEGLTMRGKQPFYTPERIELHRTGADPDLYPNVDWYDVLFKNNATNNRANVNITGGADIAQYYLSLGYYNETGQFRTEDIDTYNSALKEDRFNFTSNLTVNVTPNTKIDFGINGFLKNYNEPARGRDYIFALATQTSPHVIPVQYSDGSWPFVKGATENPYKALTQSGINNRYDNVVRSNLRLTQQLGFLTEGLSANGLFAFDATVQSVLSRVRNLPSYFAEGRDDEGNLILNLTDAGSPDLNFGLGRSSTRRLYAEASLNYNRAFGDHEVGGLLLFNQTDFSDAASNVGSYQAAIPYRNRNLVGRATYAYNRKYLFESNFSYSGSDNFTPNNRFGLFSSVGLGWVISNEEFFEPLKDHIDHLKLRYSYGSSGNSNTGNRFLYLTRFSQDGGSYNFGIPGSQRGFTGYVESLMRGDVTWETSYRHNIGFEINLFNSELQFIAELFKEDREGILMQGLDIPYVSGFNSGNVPYKNIGETANKGIDLTLEYNKQMTNGFFMARGTMNYNSNRAVKDNLPPWAFPYLNREGHRISQRFGYIDQGLFKTDEEIANSASQAGDVRVGDIRYKDLNGDGIINSNDQTAIGYGSTPLLTYGITLGGGFKGFDMSLFFQGSGLVDLNYASGFAVTPFSQGATYGNMYTNLLDRWDPNNPDKETLYPRLSTNETVTTNYYGSTYWLHRSDFIRLKQAEFGYNFTDRSWLDKIGVSKFRIYLNGTNLFTISNWDFWDPEMGDGRGAAYPITRVYNMGIRLNFK
- a CDS encoding RagB/SusD family nutrient uptake outer membrane protein, whose translation is MKINYKNITCMLLLAATTMSMNSCNDKFFDAQPDNLLNIETIFSNRRQTENYWGGLYSPIQDVWDQPYSYFWSAITDEMDVSNWQEFPANSGALSADNVNTMYVNYYNKIRQAQIFIDNVDRCTELLTAENGATLVKEYKAEAKFLRAFYYWSVMKMHGPAVILPLISEEAAGDNYQIPRSSWDESVAFVIAQIDESIKDLPVEHFQAGTTTADGTQLGRINKMVAEAVKSEILLFHASPLYNGNTAMANWRNLDGKQLINPTYDASRWQKAATQAKAAIDLAEANGKALFVKTGANDFETAFLSTRDVFWDGYQKEGIWLRPATNRYQWEIHASPRAISGTAYNGLAVVQELVDDFRMQNGQTIQQSNTYNENTYSSVETRYYAEGTNKMYMDREPRFYSYITFNGSLIPGAPKTGMKWVEFFATGNSGKNGAPRDWPKTGYTARKNVHPSFSVDPSNATNRAAMLIRLSELYLNYAEALNEAQPNHPDVLVYLNKVRTRGGLPALTSGLSQARVRQEIRTERRVELCFEGKRFFDVRRWKVADQDGYRQGGNYEGMDMTKGSAINSPDFHKRVPAVLRAPWEDKNYFMPWHQMEIDRNKQLVQIPGY
- a CDS encoding discoidin domain-containing protein; this translates as MKKNNKSFIAICIGLLAMVSCKEDIPTYEELNDTREEAKLNVQKATDGRQDLVLFPQVDERKDQFRVNYGGVGLPAEDLRVSFAQDQKALDSVNKIREINGQELLLPFPAGSFNIDKESVVIPKGKTSSEYLTLTYNPKKFDLSKEYMLALTATNDQGYSFFPTGKTILYYAAVVEKVLPKAKWEAKADSEELTGEGESNGKVKFVIDNSINTFWHTQWQGSEPKFPHWVEVDFKEYLYVTQIGLTRRQNNTNGFKTFDILGSTDGTTWKTLAADQVMERTEIEMQKFAVPAQYLKKIKINIKDNFNNQASTHLAEIDVIGY